The proteins below come from a single Mycolicibacterium sp. TY81 genomic window:
- a CDS encoding NAD(P)/FAD-dependent oxidoreductase — MTKPTPTHVHTAIIGAGFGGIGAAMRLKDSGDDDFLVFERASDIGGTWQANTYPGAQCDIPSVLYSYSFAPNPDWTRLYPLQRELKAYIERCVDDSGIRSHIRLGHDVTDASWDDLAQVWQIIAGGQHFTATVVVLATGPFSEPSIPNLPGLEDFSGPAFHSAGWRHDVDLRGKAVGVIGTGASAVQFIPRIQPDAAELVVFQRTPTWILPHPDRPVGPAVRSVFRTAPLVQRAARSAVSLVQEAMVPGLVHLPALLQPMAAVGTWHLRRQVRDENLREKLTPRYAFGCKRPTFSNTYYPALAADNTVVETAAIRRVTRDGIETADGHHHRLDAIVFGTGFKLAHNDGFTRIHGRDGRSLAEVWTGGEMKAHLGTVIPGFPNLFMILGPNSVVYTSQIVTIEAQLDFVLDAIAQMQRRQIRSIEVSNETLDNFVAHVDRRLAHSVWNSGGCHSYYLSPSGRNFTFWPGFVFTFRRQMRRIRLAEFDIRYATVPPESDRAELVVGR; from the coding sequence ATGACCAAACCCACTCCCACACATGTCCATACCGCGATCATCGGTGCCGGCTTCGGCGGGATCGGCGCGGCGATGCGACTCAAGGATTCCGGCGACGACGACTTTCTCGTATTCGAACGAGCCAGCGACATCGGCGGAACGTGGCAGGCGAACACCTATCCGGGAGCGCAGTGCGACATCCCGTCGGTGCTGTACTCGTACTCGTTTGCCCCGAACCCGGATTGGACGCGCCTGTATCCGCTCCAGCGAGAACTGAAGGCCTACATCGAAAGATGTGTCGATGACAGCGGCATCCGGTCGCACATTCGGCTGGGGCACGACGTCACCGACGCCTCATGGGACGACCTGGCCCAGGTGTGGCAGATCATCGCAGGTGGCCAACATTTCACCGCCACCGTGGTGGTCCTCGCCACCGGACCATTCAGTGAGCCCTCGATTCCGAATCTTCCGGGCCTCGAAGACTTCTCGGGTCCGGCCTTTCACTCGGCGGGCTGGCGTCATGACGTCGACCTGCGCGGAAAGGCGGTCGGTGTCATCGGCACCGGCGCTTCGGCCGTGCAGTTCATCCCCCGGATTCAGCCTGACGCCGCCGAACTGGTTGTGTTTCAACGAACTCCGACGTGGATCTTGCCCCATCCGGACCGCCCGGTCGGGCCCGCGGTGCGTTCGGTGTTCCGCACGGCCCCGCTCGTCCAGCGCGCAGCCCGTTCGGCGGTCAGCCTCGTCCAGGAAGCGATGGTGCCCGGCCTGGTCCATCTCCCGGCGCTGCTCCAGCCGATGGCGGCCGTCGGCACGTGGCATCTCCGCAGGCAGGTCCGCGACGAGAACCTGCGGGAAAAGCTGACACCGAGGTATGCGTTCGGATGCAAACGACCGACGTTCTCCAACACCTATTACCCCGCGCTGGCCGCGGACAACACCGTCGTGGAAACCGCCGCGATCCGGCGGGTCACCAGAGACGGGATCGAAACCGCCGACGGGCACCACCATCGCCTCGACGCCATTGTTTTCGGAACCGGGTTCAAACTGGCCCATAACGACGGATTCACCCGCATCCACGGCCGAGATGGCCGCAGCCTCGCGGAGGTGTGGACCGGCGGAGAGATGAAAGCGCACTTGGGCACCGTCATTCCGGGCTTTCCGAATCTGTTCATGATCCTCGGCCCGAACTCGGTGGTGTACACGTCGCAGATCGTGACGATCGAGGCACAGCTCGACTTCGTACTCGACGCCATCGCGCAGATGCAGCGCCGTCAGATCCGCAGTATCGAGGTCTCGAACGAAACCCTCGACAATTTTGTCGCGCACGTCGACCGGCGTCTTGCGCACTCGGTGTGGAACTCCGGTGGTTGTCACAGCTACTACTTGAGTCCGTCTGGCCGCAACTTCACCTTCTGGCCTGGCTTCGTCTTCACATTCCGACGCCAGATGCGCCGAATTCGCCTCGCGGAGTTCGATATCCGTTACGCGACCGTGCCGCCCGAATCCGACCGCGCCGAGTTGGTGGTCGGACGATGA
- a CDS encoding short-chain dehydrogenase/reductase: protein MTARAAMPLSGAVVFITGAAQGIGFEAASRFVAAGSRVVLVDVDEEKLGKAQEQLGMDTIGIVADVRDAAALAAAAEQAVHTWGRIDVVVANAGVTPPPATLRTIEPDAFQRVIDINLLGAVHTVRATTEHIISSSGHIQLIGSCAAFAPGMGGAAYMISKAGVEQLGRALRIELATHQVTVGISYFGIVDTALARTTLDDDPMGQRIGELLPWPLNKRIDAGHAAASIVDAVGRRRASSTMPRAWIPYAWLRGVINVLLDQQLAANQTVAAIIRQLER, encoded by the coding sequence ATGACCGCACGTGCAGCGATGCCCCTTTCCGGTGCAGTGGTTTTCATCACCGGCGCGGCACAGGGCATCGGGTTCGAAGCGGCCTCCCGTTTCGTGGCGGCCGGATCCCGAGTGGTCCTCGTCGACGTCGACGAAGAGAAGCTCGGGAAAGCCCAGGAGCAGCTGGGGATGGACACCATCGGCATCGTCGCCGATGTGCGCGATGCCGCCGCGTTGGCCGCCGCGGCCGAGCAGGCAGTGCACACCTGGGGACGCATCGATGTAGTGGTTGCCAACGCGGGCGTCACACCGCCGCCGGCAACCCTGCGCACCATCGAACCCGATGCGTTCCAACGGGTTATCGACATCAATCTGCTCGGCGCGGTGCACACCGTGCGCGCGACCACCGAGCACATCATCTCCAGTAGCGGACACATTCAGCTGATCGGGTCATGCGCCGCATTCGCACCGGGCATGGGCGGTGCGGCGTACATGATCAGCAAAGCCGGTGTCGAACAGCTCGGGCGAGCGTTGCGGATCGAGCTCGCCACCCACCAGGTGACGGTCGGAATCTCCTACTTCGGAATCGTCGACACGGCGCTGGCCCGCACCACACTCGATGACGATCCGATGGGCCAACGCATCGGCGAACTGTTGCCCTGGCCATTGAACAAGCGCATCGACGCCGGTCACGCTGCCGCGAGCATTGTCGACGCAGTCGGCCGGCGCCGAGCCAGCAGCACCATGCCGCGCGCATGGATCCCCTATGCCTGGCTTCGTGGTGTCATCAACGTGCTCCTCGATCAGCAACTCGCGGCCAACCAGACGGTGGCCGCCATCATCCGGCAACTGGAGCGCTAA
- a CDS encoding Abi-alpha family protein, protein MVTTSDVHGLIATATTFARRRLSVAGRADIPVPEVPSREQAGGPPHGPSRPADADVATQNDSSQSKESLRTRMAELLDRSLDQSTGETRLELYDRIVDQLVADEARILRALSDGTTSPLVNVYAQSRRWSLPRAVVTNTSLIGRTAGVTLPTMVPIYVANLLRLGLVEIGPHADGSEPGYEVLMAEPSVRRAIADAQAARQSTRVERLSLRLSDLGRELWTTTTCDSSR, encoded by the coding sequence ATGGTCACCACCTCCGACGTGCACGGCCTGATCGCGACCGCCACGACATTCGCCCGGCGCCGGCTATCCGTGGCGGGGCGAGCCGATATCCCCGTGCCGGAGGTGCCGTCGCGCGAGCAGGCCGGCGGGCCGCCGCACGGGCCATCGCGGCCGGCCGATGCCGACGTTGCGACACAGAATGATTCGTCGCAGTCGAAGGAATCGTTGCGCACCAGAATGGCCGAGTTGTTGGACCGCTCACTGGACCAGAGCACGGGCGAGACGCGGCTGGAGCTCTACGACCGTATCGTCGACCAGCTTGTTGCCGACGAGGCGAGGATTCTCCGTGCACTTTCGGACGGCACCACCTCTCCCCTGGTCAACGTCTATGCGCAGTCTCGGCGGTGGTCCTTGCCTCGAGCCGTCGTGACCAACACCTCGCTGATCGGCCGCACCGCGGGCGTGACGCTGCCGACCATGGTGCCGATCTACGTCGCGAACCTGTTGCGGCTCGGTCTGGTTGAAATCGGACCCCACGCAGACGGATCCGAGCCCGGCTACGAGGTGCTCATGGCCGAACCAAGCGTCAGGCGCGCAATCGCCGATGCGCAGGCGGCGCGGCAGTCCACTCGGGTGGAACGGCTCAGTCTGCGCCTGTCCGACCTGGGACGCGAGCTGTGGACGACAACGACGTGCGACAGTTCCCGGTAA
- a CDS encoding TetR/AcrR family transcriptional regulator, translated as MLATRRQPNGTCCQARPTATDSPSTTGRDRTTITNRGDHARTAILTALRELLDRNPITEVSVQAITRQAGVTRTAFYFYFESKYSALAELLHGRTTAAMLDKSFALRTPGESTPALVARVIAGIRAALAADDPVWASCRASSGYEPEIAEIVAAVEDAITRRIVEIVSAEVHQGAQPISTDLPALVRVLTTATVAGSAPAGVGAQSAHLDRTIDAVSALWRNALWPR; from the coding sequence ATGTTGGCAACTCGACGTCAACCGAACGGCACGTGCTGCCAGGCGCGCCCGACTGCCACCGACAGTCCGAGCACCACCGGTCGTGACCGAACGACGATCACCAACCGTGGTGATCACGCCCGTACGGCGATCTTGACAGCGCTACGCGAATTGCTGGATCGAAACCCGATTACGGAGGTTTCAGTACAGGCGATCACTCGGCAGGCCGGTGTCACGCGAACCGCGTTCTATTTCTATTTCGAATCCAAGTACTCCGCCCTGGCGGAACTGCTGCACGGACGCACCACTGCCGCGATGCTCGATAAGTCGTTTGCGTTGCGGACACCGGGGGAGTCCACTCCGGCATTGGTCGCACGGGTCATCGCCGGTATCCGTGCCGCCCTGGCTGCCGACGACCCGGTGTGGGCCTCGTGTCGCGCATCGTCAGGCTACGAACCGGAGATCGCCGAGATCGTCGCCGCCGTGGAGGACGCGATTACTCGCCGCATCGTGGAGATTGTGTCGGCCGAGGTACATCAAGGCGCCCAACCGATCTCGACCGACCTCCCTGCTCTGGTGCGTGTCCTGACCACCGCGACGGTCGCCGGCAGTGCACCCGCGGGTGTCGGTGCGCAATCCGCCCACCTCGATCGCACTATCGACGCGGTGTCAGCCCTATGGCGGAACGCATTGTGGCCCAGGTAG
- a CDS encoding long-chain fatty acid--CoA ligase — protein MSESLCAHFQRRVAELGDTAAICRADGTVALTWSQYGDQVRRVAAGLAALGVRRGDVVAMMLTNRPEFHVVDAAVMHLGAIGFSVYNTSAAAQITYLFDNAQPAVVVSEAQYLEKVLAASSGTDVRNVISVDEPNHGVLTLDEVADGGAEDFDFDAVWKAVQRDDILTLIYTSGTTGHPKGVELTHGNLLYQLEVIPSVVGNLSRGRVLSYLPDAHLINRWIGQYAPMYFGITVTDVDDPKMLIDVLGRVHPTFFVAVPMLWYKIRARVEALIAEQTGPAGALARWALAAGKKKAGATLVGGRLGLLDEAAAVAADVLVLSKIRARLGMDQLSAAVSGAAPIDVSVLEFMLAIGIPVLEAWGMSETSAVTTVNPRDRLKLGTVGKPIPGTQIKLATDGEILVRGCGVMRGYHRDPGRTAEILDVDGWIHTGDIGSVDADGYLRIVDRKKELIINSGGKNMSPSNIEGALKAASPLIGAVAAIGDNRPHIAALITLDPDAAADFASRHGFAGATVDEMVDHEATQQAVSDAVASANTRLSRVEQIRSWKVLPQYWIPGGDELTPTLKLRRAPIAEKYAAQIDALYAR, from the coding sequence ATGAGCGAAAGTCTGTGCGCGCACTTCCAGCGGCGCGTTGCCGAACTCGGTGACACCGCGGCGATTTGCCGCGCCGACGGCACAGTGGCATTGACCTGGTCGCAGTACGGCGACCAAGTTCGAAGAGTGGCCGCCGGTCTGGCCGCGCTGGGCGTGCGGCGCGGCGATGTGGTGGCGATGATGCTCACCAATCGTCCCGAGTTCCACGTTGTCGACGCGGCGGTGATGCATCTCGGTGCGATCGGCTTTTCGGTGTACAACACCAGCGCCGCGGCGCAGATCACGTACCTGTTCGACAACGCCCAGCCGGCAGTCGTGGTCAGCGAGGCGCAATATCTGGAGAAGGTGCTCGCTGCCTCGTCAGGAACCGATGTGCGCAACGTCATCTCGGTCGACGAACCGAACCACGGTGTGCTCACCCTCGATGAGGTAGCAGATGGTGGTGCTGAGGATTTCGACTTCGACGCCGTGTGGAAAGCCGTTCAGCGCGACGACATCCTGACCCTCATCTACACCAGCGGGACCACAGGGCACCCCAAAGGCGTAGAGCTGACGCACGGCAACTTGCTGTACCAACTCGAGGTGATCCCCAGTGTGGTGGGCAATCTCAGCCGGGGTCGAGTGCTGTCCTATCTGCCGGATGCACACCTGATCAACCGTTGGATCGGCCAGTACGCGCCGATGTACTTCGGCATCACGGTCACCGATGTCGATGACCCGAAGATGCTGATCGACGTACTGGGCCGCGTGCACCCGACGTTCTTCGTCGCGGTACCGATGCTCTGGTACAAGATTCGGGCTCGCGTCGAGGCACTCATCGCGGAGCAGACCGGACCGGCAGGCGCGCTCGCGCGGTGGGCCCTGGCAGCCGGCAAGAAAAAGGCGGGAGCCACCCTGGTGGGAGGCCGGCTGGGACTGCTCGACGAAGCAGCCGCCGTCGCGGCGGACGTGTTGGTGTTGTCCAAGATTCGCGCGCGCCTCGGAATGGACCAACTGAGCGCGGCCGTGTCGGGCGCTGCCCCCATCGATGTCTCCGTACTCGAGTTCATGCTTGCGATCGGTATTCCCGTGTTGGAGGCATGGGGCATGTCGGAGACCTCCGCGGTAACGACCGTCAATCCCAGAGACCGGCTCAAGCTCGGCACGGTGGGTAAACCAATCCCCGGCACACAAATCAAACTGGCCACCGATGGCGAGATTCTGGTCCGCGGATGTGGGGTGATGCGCGGCTACCACCGCGATCCCGGTCGCACCGCGGAAATCCTCGATGTCGACGGCTGGATCCACACAGGCGACATCGGCTCGGTCGACGCCGACGGGTATCTGCGTATCGTCGACCGCAAGAAGGAGTTGATCATCAACTCCGGCGGAAAGAACATGTCCCCCAGCAACATCGAGGGAGCACTCAAAGCGGCCAGCCCGCTGATCGGCGCTGTCGCTGCCATCGGTGACAACCGTCCGCACATCGCCGCGCTGATCACGCTCGACCCCGATGCGGCCGCTGACTTCGCCTCCCGGCATGGATTCGCCGGCGCCACCGTCGACGAGATGGTCGACCACGAGGCGACACAGCAGGCGGTGTCTGATGCGGTGGCGTCGGCGAATACCCGGCTATCCCGGGTGGAGCAGATTCGGAGCTGGAAAGTCCTGCCGCAGTACTGGATTCCCGGCGGGGATGAGCTGACGCCGACGCTCAAGCTGCGCCGCGCACCCATCGCCGAAAAATATGCCGCACAGATCGACGCGCTGTACGCGCGTTGA
- a CDS encoding acyl-CoA dehydrogenase family protein, giving the protein MTPASTTELADLSGLARDFFAKEVVPRHEEFAAAGEPDRALYRRAGDLGLLLMSISEEFGGGGATFAHEAVLFREQAYAGDLSMQLGVHTGIVPHYLNAYATSAQKLRWLPKLAAGEWIGAIAMTEPGTGSDLQAISTRAVRVGDEYVISGAKTFISNGATCDLIIIAAKTDPQQGAAGLSLFAAEVRDDTQGFQRGRKLKKIGQKGQDTTELFFDELRVPAENLLGGVEGRGFVQLMQQLPQERLIVGVAALGAVEAAYDHTLAYVKERHVFGKPLFALQNTRFELAEIATVIDVMRTFVDDAIQRHVRGDLDVKRAAQVKLWCSEQQTQVVDRCLQLHGGYGYMEEYPISRLFVDSRISRIYAGANEVMKDLIARHL; this is encoded by the coding sequence GTGACCCCCGCATCGACGACCGAACTTGCCGACCTGTCCGGTTTGGCCCGCGACTTCTTCGCCAAGGAAGTCGTTCCGCGTCACGAGGAATTCGCCGCCGCCGGCGAGCCCGACCGCGCGTTGTATCGCCGTGCCGGCGACCTGGGGTTGCTATTGATGTCGATCTCGGAGGAATTCGGCGGCGGTGGCGCGACTTTCGCGCACGAGGCGGTGCTCTTCCGGGAGCAGGCCTACGCCGGTGATCTGTCCATGCAGTTGGGCGTCCACACGGGCATCGTCCCGCACTACCTGAACGCCTACGCCACCTCCGCGCAGAAGCTGCGCTGGCTGCCCAAACTCGCTGCCGGTGAATGGATCGGTGCGATCGCCATGACCGAACCCGGTACCGGATCAGATCTGCAGGCCATTTCGACGCGAGCCGTTCGCGTGGGAGACGAGTACGTGATCTCCGGCGCCAAGACGTTCATCTCGAACGGCGCGACGTGCGACCTCATCATCATCGCGGCCAAGACCGATCCGCAGCAGGGTGCGGCCGGGTTGTCGCTGTTCGCCGCCGAAGTTCGCGACGACACTCAGGGATTCCAGCGCGGCCGCAAGCTGAAGAAGATCGGCCAGAAAGGGCAGGACACCACCGAACTGTTCTTCGATGAACTTCGTGTCCCCGCGGAGAACCTGCTCGGCGGCGTCGAAGGTCGCGGCTTCGTCCAGCTGATGCAGCAGTTGCCGCAGGAGCGCCTGATCGTGGGCGTCGCCGCCCTGGGCGCGGTCGAAGCCGCATACGACCACACGCTGGCGTACGTCAAGGAGCGCCACGTGTTCGGGAAACCCCTCTTCGCCCTGCAGAACACCCGTTTCGAACTGGCCGAGATCGCCACCGTGATCGACGTCATGCGCACGTTCGTCGACGACGCGATTCAACGTCACGTCCGCGGCGACCTCGACGTCAAACGCGCCGCGCAAGTCAAACTCTGGTGCTCCGAACAACAGACACAAGTCGTCGATCGCTGCCTGCAACTACATGGCGGTTACGGGTACATGGAGGAATACCCCATCTCCCGCCTGTTCGTCGACAGTCGGATCTCGCGGATTTATGCCGGTGCCAACGAAGTCATGAAGGACCTCATCGCGCGCCACCTCTAG
- a CDS encoding BTAD domain-containing putative transcriptional regulator — MGGQTPATPAPQRGGAEHDIQFGVLGPLEVTIASRPIQVGTPKQRAVLAMLVANANRAVSATDLITAIWEDEPPAAARISVSAYVSNLRRILTEAGVDAHAVVSTAPHGYRLEITPEQSDLARFATEQQAGIDAVAAGRFEAASAHLTAALRQWRGPVLDDLRDFAFTEALRNALAEDKIVAQTARAHAEIACGRAHTVVRELETLVGEHPYREPLWAQLITAYYLTDRQSDALDTYHRLKTTLSDDLGIDPAPALRTLYEQILRQEPLDVQRNAQAAAQTIIAFEPDVTTLIDPVTAALRDVHDHLHRLKGAATRIGRNPDNDLVVADDKVSRHHAVINNTGSTHIITDLGSANGVHVNGERIRATAELHDGDTIRVGGQVFVFQTYPPATARDGDRD; from the coding sequence ATGGGTGGCCAGACACCGGCGACGCCCGCACCTCAACGCGGTGGCGCCGAACACGACATCCAATTCGGGGTGCTGGGTCCGCTGGAGGTGACCATCGCGTCGAGGCCGATTCAGGTCGGGACGCCGAAACAGCGCGCGGTACTTGCCATGTTGGTGGCGAACGCCAACCGCGCCGTCAGTGCCACTGACTTGATCACCGCAATCTGGGAAGACGAGCCACCGGCCGCCGCTCGCATCTCCGTGAGTGCGTACGTGTCGAATCTGCGCCGCATCCTCACCGAGGCGGGCGTCGATGCCCATGCCGTGGTGTCCACCGCACCCCATGGCTACCGACTCGAAATCACCCCAGAACAAAGCGATCTGGCCCGGTTTGCCACCGAACAGCAAGCCGGGATCGACGCCGTGGCCGCCGGACGCTTCGAGGCGGCCAGTGCTCACCTCACCGCTGCGCTGCGCCAGTGGCGCGGCCCCGTCCTCGACGACCTGCGCGACTTCGCCTTCACGGAGGCGCTGCGCAACGCGTTAGCCGAGGACAAAATCGTTGCGCAGACCGCACGCGCCCACGCCGAGATCGCTTGTGGCCGAGCCCATACCGTCGTTCGTGAGCTCGAAACCCTGGTCGGCGAACATCCCTACCGCGAACCGCTCTGGGCGCAACTGATCACGGCGTACTACCTCACCGACCGCCAATCCGACGCACTCGATACCTATCACCGGCTCAAGACAACGTTGTCCGATGACCTCGGCATCGACCCCGCGCCGGCACTGCGCACCCTGTACGAACAAATCCTGCGCCAGGAACCGCTCGACGTACAGCGCAATGCCCAGGCTGCGGCCCAGACGATCATCGCCTTCGAACCCGATGTGACGACCCTGATCGACCCTGTCACCGCGGCCCTGCGCGACGTGCACGATCACCTTCATCGACTCAAGGGGGCGGCCACCCGCATCGGACGCAACCCCGACAACGACCTTGTCGTGGCCGACGACAAGGTCAGCCGGCACCACGCCGTCATCAACAACACCGGCTCCACCCACATCATCACCGACCTCGGGTCTGCCAACGGCGTCCATGTCAACGGCGAGCGCATCCGCGCCACGGCTGAACTCCACGACGGCGACACCATTCGAGTGGGTGGTCAGGTGTTCGTCTTCCAGACCTACCCGCCGGCTACAGCGCGGGACGGTGACCGGGACTGA
- a CDS encoding Mce protein codes for MTDKETDITDVDVDEALEAESPTPAEAAEPKAPKTYAVRRSLCWAVAVVIIALSAAAGTAWALVYAQHQRDAEAAEALTAARAYAVTLTTTDQNTIDKNFADVLGGATGEFKDAYSKAAATMRKMLIDNKVSTTGVVEDSAVKDVRGDDVDVLLSVKQDVTSAGVKEKRTDYVSVSMTMRKVGDRWLAAEVLLAGADGKRGK; via the coding sequence GTGACCGACAAGGAGACCGACATCACCGACGTCGACGTGGACGAGGCCCTCGAGGCCGAGTCACCCACGCCGGCGGAGGCCGCCGAGCCCAAGGCCCCGAAGACGTATGCCGTCCGGCGCAGCCTCTGCTGGGCCGTGGCCGTCGTGATCATCGCGCTGTCGGCCGCGGCGGGCACCGCGTGGGCATTGGTATACGCCCAGCATCAGCGTGACGCCGAGGCAGCAGAAGCTCTCACAGCAGCGCGCGCATACGCCGTCACGCTGACCACCACCGACCAGAACACGATCGACAAGAATTTCGCCGATGTCCTGGGTGGGGCGACGGGTGAGTTCAAGGATGCCTACAGCAAGGCCGCGGCGACCATGCGAAAGATGTTGATCGACAACAAGGTCAGCACGACGGGTGTGGTCGAGGACTCTGCGGTCAAGGACGTGCGGGGCGATGACGTCGACGTGCTGCTGTCGGTGAAGCAGGACGTCACCAGTGCCGGGGTCAAAGAGAAGCGGACCGATTACGTCAGCGTGTCGATGACGATGCGCAAGGTGGGAGACAGGTGGCTGGCGGCCGAGGTGCTGCTCGCCGGAGCGGACGGTAAACGTGGCAAGTAG
- a CDS encoding Mce protein yields MSKRTASTDVFDQVHDTETEAAEAPVESRAADVTETDAAVESAEPAAAEKRRVGLAAVVCALLFTILVAALGFLGWRQYEQYQVNAASDAALQAAKDYAVVLTTLDAKNIDENYRKSLDGSTGEFKDAYSQGATQLRQVLIDNKASGTGIVVAAAVKSATPDKVEVLLFVDQSITNANNPSPRIDRNRIDMTMEKVGDRWLASRVEIL; encoded by the coding sequence ATGAGTAAACGAACTGCAAGTACCGACGTATTCGACCAGGTGCACGACACCGAAACCGAAGCGGCCGAAGCGCCGGTCGAGTCCCGTGCCGCCGATGTGACAGAGACGGATGCGGCCGTGGAGAGCGCGGAACCTGCCGCGGCCGAGAAGCGGCGGGTCGGTCTGGCCGCGGTGGTGTGCGCGTTGCTGTTCACGATTCTGGTGGCAGCACTGGGCTTCCTGGGCTGGCGGCAGTACGAGCAGTACCAGGTCAACGCCGCGAGTGACGCGGCACTGCAGGCCGCCAAGGACTACGCCGTGGTGCTGACGACGTTGGACGCCAAGAACATCGATGAGAACTACCGCAAGTCGCTCGATGGTTCCACCGGCGAGTTCAAGGACGCCTACAGCCAGGGCGCCACGCAACTGCGGCAGGTGCTGATCGACAACAAGGCCTCCGGAACGGGCATCGTCGTCGCGGCGGCAGTCAAGTCGGCGACACCCGACAAGGTCGAGGTGCTGCTGTTCGTCGACCAGTCGATCACCAACGCGAACAACCCGAGCCCACGCATCGACCGCAACCGCATCGACATGACCATGGAGAAGGTCGGCGACCGCTGGCTGGCCAGCAGGGTCGAAATCCTGTGA
- a CDS encoding MlaD family protein: protein MNALNSLVAFIIRIVKAVASRKVVLALFGLLLTAVIAFGYIAIDGLRFNPFHRTIAIRIMLPESGGLLANQDVTLRGIPIGHVAAVNLTKTGVEAVASVDASAHIPTDSPVRVSGLSAAGEQYLDFRPEHGGGPYLTDGAVISGKQASIPVTLPHIIDHSRGALAQLDADKLGKMFNELHVTKDGPRKLAAILDGASLLANTVDSVLPETVSMIRTTRVVFSTVADVRPGLAATTNDLTKVLDGVNKMDGGFRTLVERGEPQLATLDNLIADNRQNVVQILGNLTTTSQVIYQRIPGLEYIWRPDRDPFIDRFASVVHDGGVWAIGDIYPKYRCDYNLPRHAPSDASFPEPYKYTYCEDQDPSLLVRGARNAPRPPGDDTAGPPPGYDPHAVTDKTPHYPGYTIDTPYGGAAYPYPMPN, encoded by the coding sequence ATGAACGCGCTGAACAGCCTGGTGGCGTTCATCATTCGGATCGTCAAGGCGGTGGCGAGCCGCAAGGTGGTGCTCGCGCTGTTCGGCCTGTTGCTCACCGCGGTGATCGCCTTCGGCTACATCGCGATCGACGGCCTGCGGTTCAACCCGTTCCACCGGACCATCGCCATCCGGATCATGCTGCCCGAATCCGGTGGCCTGCTGGCCAATCAGGATGTCACGTTGCGTGGCATCCCGATCGGCCACGTCGCGGCGGTCAACCTCACCAAGACCGGCGTCGAGGCGGTCGCCTCGGTCGACGCGTCGGCGCACATCCCGACCGACAGCCCGGTGCGGGTCTCCGGCCTGTCGGCGGCTGGGGAGCAGTACCTGGACTTCCGGCCGGAGCACGGCGGTGGCCCGTATCTCACTGATGGCGCGGTCATTTCGGGCAAGCAGGCCAGCATCCCGGTGACCTTGCCGCACATCATCGACCACAGCCGCGGCGCGCTGGCGCAGCTCGACGCCGACAAGCTCGGCAAGATGTTCAACGAGCTGCACGTCACCAAGGACGGCCCGCGCAAGCTGGCCGCGATCCTGGACGGTGCCAGCTTGTTGGCCAACACCGTGGACTCGGTGCTGCCGGAGACCGTGAGCATGATTCGCACCACCCGCGTCGTGTTCAGCACCGTCGCCGACGTCCGCCCGGGCCTGGCGGCCACCACCAACGACCTGACCAAGGTGCTCGACGGCGTGAACAAGATGGACGGCGGTTTCCGCACCCTCGTCGAGCGCGGTGAGCCACAGCTGGCGACGCTGGACAACCTGATCGCGGACAACCGGCAGAACGTGGTGCAGATCCTCGGCAACCTGACCACGACCTCGCAGGTGATCTACCAACGCATTCCGGGCCTGGAGTACATCTGGCGGCCGGATCGGGACCCGTTCATCGACCGCTTCGCGTCCGTCGTCCACGATGGCGGTGTCTGGGCGATCGGTGACATCTACCCGAAGTACCGGTGCGACTACAACCTGCCGCGGCACGCCCCGTCGGACGCGAGTTTCCCCGAGCCGTACAAATACACCTACTGTGAGGATCAGGATCCATCGCTGTTGGTTCGCGGCGCCCGCAACGCGCCGCGGCCGCCGGGTGACGACACTGCCGGTCCGCCGCCGGGATATGACCCCCATGCGGTGACCGACAAGACGCCGCACTACCCGGGCTACACGATCGACACCCCGTACGGCGGTGCGGCGTACCCGTACCCGATGCCGAACTGA